A stretch of Plutella xylostella chromosome 10, ilPluXylo3.1, whole genome shotgun sequence DNA encodes these proteins:
- the LOC105390148 gene encoding uncharacterized protein LOC105390148 isoform X6 produces MEETVRSLLQYKTRVEGLKQEKAQLSSALEASAAHYQSELVALSAENDRLRGEVAALTDPGDQERRLDDVAQQVVLALLSQKSVREELGCARSRVRELEAQNRALSALLVRQLRPQPRPSPATPHTPATPASAHTPASPRDLQVQLLDAGSCGSLVSFRDSPPPPPPPHALCHDDKRRHQILADIWTELKGLEVTPANLARALSAVDSTLWAPPPRPATLSLNMAQPRNDTAREESEEKATLEESGEICEAGAESPESGAKDEGYSTMSSDVQADASRQSDHAADRALPDLNEASDETDNQTIVSINPRDSRRHARLLTTEADYIYFGVAFAGVRGSFPPSRPLVPFQHVVRSFSDSHLCLKLVAGTTCPTSCLDTPTPSSGVLLLDIKPNPERPLRTRAVIPSTTSSERVSWGSTIDERAEASQYDADYIQHWLELDDARSALQQRHRDLADLEYDRAELEDWSLSLSCEDLRDRQSPFAEITTPGQISLSTLPSIREDDGLELEEDGPDSLWNDCGFATIEIDECRIGDELDTSDKRWECSRTHSPGGSWSSASDGPDKRSSAALSEDGDCANVGLDFTRDFYRLVKYESTKSLASNSSRGIPPQGISDPVNNLRVHDVQAMAFQDREQALQSVLNFIAEQQKYCRDREESDSSPSRPISEIRELPPPYAAADFDDDSVGPRSEVSEDRQRPDSFGSFSENDSCDIIASDRLKVPYCDTVSEPKCTPRFIEREEPYVESEGYYQELSRVENTENEINEHLKVQRKNEMNKTIDVTNPVTDLDESLIPQRKEEQPCDIECSRSLDLNSALKENTVNIMLNRQSFISDRMELDTCLTKSSSFPFLTGDSEMSLVEEVLSACRKSSVTLVTVPEEEEGSSPDTSSPQMTESITTSTSTAETVIVSNKNEAVVKREGKLKEKSRIPTLLGGKRPPSSPNKTKSKIPVADKNKPGTTQVSSAPDPIIVKQEHTLSFHEAATSKDVIEELNRMIRQSEGPTAIGAGEKNEEKVELRSQANKDSALWAPTGWVHVEKDIDFSDPKARANLLDVMLASSDSSPSSCGSSPAEPPPPYSRLHRLHRSRRQKTAAALRSRGLGVLRFPRRRRPSIIDRDGFYVRYGDRERQAVASFDFLDDLCKDCN; encoded by the exons AGCGTCCGCGAGGAGCTGGGATGCGCCCGGTCCCGCGTGCGCGAGCTGGAGGCCCAGAACCGGGCGCTCAGCGCGCTTTTGGTGCGCCAGCTGCGCCCGCAGCCGAGACCCTCGCCCGCCACGCCGCACACGCCAGCCACGCCAGCCTCGGCGCACACGCCGGCCTCGCCCAGGGACTTGCAAG TGCAACTGCTAGACGCGGGGTCGTGCGGCTCGCTGGTCTCCTTCCGCgactcgccgccgccgccgccgccgccgcacgcgcTCTGCCACGACGACAAGCGACGACACCAGATCCTCGCAGACATCTGGACTGAGCTCAAG GGTTTGGAAGTAACTCCAGCTAACCTGGCTCGAGCTTTGTCAGCTGTGGACTCCACCCTGTGGGCGCCCCCACCGCGCCCCGCCACGCTCAGTCTCAACATGGCGCAACCTCGCAATGATACCGCTAGGG AAGAAAGTGAAGAAAAGGCTACGTTAGAGGAAAGCGGTGAAATTTGTGAGGCTGGAGCGGAATCTCCTGAAAGTGGCGCCAAAGATGAGGGTTATTCCACGATGTCCAGTGACGTGCAAGCCGACGCTTCCAGACAGAGTGACCACGCCGCCGATAGAGCACTTCCAGATCTCAACGAAGCTTCAGACGAAACTGACAATCAAACTATTGTATCTATAAATCCTAGAGATTCCCGAAGGCATGCCAGGCTTCTAACGACGGAAGCAGATTACATTTATTTCGGTGTAGCTTTTGCAGGAGTCCGGGGTAGCTTTCCACCTTCACGGCCTTTGGTCCCTTTTCAACATGTCGTAAGAAGCTTCTCTGACTCACATTTATGCCTAAAGTTAGTTGCCGGAACTACATGCCCAACAAGCTGCCTTGATACTCCAACGCCAAGCTCTGGAGTTTTATTACTAGATATTAAGCCAAACCCAGAAAGACCGCTTAGAACTAGAGCAGTTATACCTTCCACCACTAGTTCAGAAAGAGTCTCTTGGGGAAGTACAATCGACGAAAGAGCTGAGGCATCACAGTACGACGCCGACTATATCCAACACTGGCTTGAATTAGATGATGCCCGATCAGCGTTACAACAGCGGCATCGAGACTTAGCTGACTTAGAATATGATAGAGCTGAACTAGAAGATTGGAGTCTATCCTTATCATGTGAAGATCTTAGAGATAGACAATCACCTTTTGCTGAAATAACCACACCGGGACAAATATCGTTATCAACGCTCCCAAGCATTCGTGAAGATGACGGCTTAGAGTTAGAAGAAGATGGTCCTGATAGCTTATGGAATGATTGTGGTTTTGCAACTATAGAAATAGATGAGTGTAGAATTGGAGATGAATTAGACACGTCTGATAAAAGATGGGAGTGCTCTAGAACTCATTCGCCTGGTGGATCATGGTCCAGTGCTTCCGATGGTCCCGATAAAAGGTCAAGTGCAGCCCTAAGTGAAGATGGAGATTGCGCTAACGTTGGATTAGACTTCACTCGAGATTTTTATCGCCTGGTTAAATATGAAAGTACGAAAAGTTTGGCATCAAATTCCTCAAGAGGAATTCCACCTCAAGGAATTTCAGATCCAGTCAATAATTTAAGGGTACACGATGTGCAGGCGATGGCGTTTCAGGATAGGGAGCAAGCTCTTCAGagtgttttaaattttattgccgAACAACAGAAATACTGTCGTGATCGGGAAGAGTCAGACTCTTCCCCCTCGCGGCCGATATCTGAGATCCGAGAGCTTCCACCTCCTTACGCAGCAGCTGACTTTGACGATGACTCTGTAGGACCAAGAAGTGAAGTATCTGAAGACAGACAAAGGCCTGATTCTTTCGGCAGCTTCTCTGAAAACGATTCTTGTGATATTATTGCCAGTGACCGATTAAAAGTTCCATATTGTGATACAGTTTCCGAGCCAAAATGCACACCAAGGTTTATTGAACGAGAAGAGCCTTATGTAGAATCCGAAGGATATTACCAAGAACTTTCAAGAGTCGAAAAcactgaaaatgaaataaacgaACATCTAAAAGTCCAGAGAAAGAATGAAATGAATAAGACTATTGATGTGACAAACCCGGTTACAGATTTAGACGAATCATTAATTCCTCAAAGAAAAGAAGAGCAACCCTGTGATATAGAATGTAGTCGAAGCTTGGATTTGAACTCCGCCCTAAAAGAGAACACAGTCAACATAATGTTGAACCGACAGTCCTTCATCTCAGACAGGATGGAGCTGGACACATGTCTGACAAAATCATCAAGTTTCCCATTTCTGACCGGAGACTCCGAGATGTCACTTGTCGAGGAAGTGCTAAGTGCCTGCAGGAAGAGTTCCGTCACTTTAGTAACCGTCCCGGAGGAAGAGGAGGGCTCGTCACCCGACACTAGTTCACCACAAATGACTGAATCAATAACAACAAGTACTTCCACTGCCGAAACTGTGATAGTAAGTAATAAGAATGAAGCAGTGGTGAAAAGAGAAGGGAAACTGAAGGAGAAAAGTCGAATACCAACGTTGCTTGGTGGTAAAAGGCCTCCATCTTCTCCGAACAAGACGAAGTCTAAAATTCCGGTTGCAGATAAGAATAAACCTGGAACAACGCAAGTGTCCTCTGCTCCGGATCCTATAATTGTAAAGCAAGAGCACACATTGAGTTTTCATGAGGCTGCGACATCAAAAGATGTTATTGAGGAACTCAATCG AATGATTCGTCAGAGCGAGGGTCCGACGGCGATCGGTGCTGGAGAGAAGAATGAAGAGAAGGTGGAACTGAGATCTCAAGCGAACAAGGACAGTGCCTTGTGGGCGCCAACGGGGTGGGTGCACGTGGAAAAAGATATCGACTTCAGTGATCCTAAG GCCCGCGCGAATCTCCTGGACGTGATGCTGGCGTCCAGCGACTCCTCGCCTTCCTCATGCGGCTCCTCGCCCGCCGAGCCGCCCCCGCCGTACTCCCGCCTGCACCGCCTGCACCGCTCGCGGAGGCAGAAGACTG CCGCCGCGCTGCGCAGTCGCGGCCTCGGCGTGCTGCGCTTCCCGCGCCGGCGACGACCCTCCATCATCGACCGCGACGGCTTCTACGTCCGCTACGGCGACCGCGAGCGACAGGCCGTCGCCAGCTTCGACTTCCTCGATGACCTCTGCAAAGACTGCAACTAG